One Mucilaginibacter ginkgonis genomic region harbors:
- a CDS encoding PAS domain-containing sensor histidine kinase, which yields MAPSNILNGLAKQASLFFFSYSITNTRFEYLNPAFTEFFGVALKSATLRKILSLIYDEDRRYIINKIKDCINGDDVINIECRIVRGSVKWVSVSFYLVKQGKNLSVTGYAENINAVKNYSVLMNDHNTKKNSILNILAHELAGPISTIENLTSLMKQEVDELDNSNLNEYIRMIRKISSSSTRLIRTFINEEFLESAGIELKKTRVDLVEKINTGTKEYFVTQHDTSINLKVNASKKIIYVEIDEDKFMQVMHNLISNSLKFTPDGGEISIFIDEDEDAVRLSVADNGVGIPERFHQNLFNKFSGAGRSGLRGEKSTGLGMYLIKTIVDWHQGSITFNSAENAGTTFIITLPK from the coding sequence ATGGCTCCCTCTAATATTTTAAACGGTTTAGCTAAACAGGCTAGCCTTTTCTTTTTTTCTTATTCAATTACTAACACCCGGTTTGAATATCTAAATCCGGCCTTTACAGAATTCTTCGGCGTTGCTTTAAAGTCAGCTACTTTACGAAAAATATTATCGCTTATTTATGATGAGGACAGGCGTTACATCATTAATAAAATTAAAGATTGTATAAACGGCGATGACGTTATCAATATTGAATGCAGAATTGTGCGCGGGTCCGTTAAGTGGGTGTCAGTTAGTTTTTATCTTGTTAAACAAGGCAAAAATCTATCGGTAACAGGTTATGCAGAAAATATAAATGCTGTAAAGAATTACAGCGTTTTAATGAATGATCACAATACCAAGAAAAATTCTATCCTTAATATTCTTGCTCATGAGCTTGCCGGGCCAATATCAACTATAGAAAATCTGACCAGCCTGATGAAACAGGAAGTAGATGAGTTAGATAATAGCAACTTGAATGAATACATAAGAATGATCCGTAAGATTAGCAGCAGTAGTACCCGGCTTATCAGAACATTCATCAACGAAGAATTTTTGGAAAGCGCTGGTATAGAGCTAAAGAAAACACGCGTAGATCTTGTAGAAAAAATAAATACCGGAACAAAGGAGTATTTTGTCACTCAGCATGATACAAGCATTAATCTAAAAGTAAACGCAAGCAAAAAAATCATATATGTAGAAATAGATGAAGATAAGTTTATGCAAGTGATGCATAACCTCATTTCTAATTCGCTAAAATTTACACCCGATGGAGGCGAAATATCAATTTTTATTGATGAAGATGAAGATGCTGTGCGGCTTTCAGTTGCCGATAACGGGGTAGGCATCCCCGAACGGTTTCATCAAAACTTGTTTAACAAATTTTCTGGTGCAGGCAGGAGTGGGCTAAGAGGCGAGAAATCCACGGGGCTTGGTATGTATCTAATAAAGACAATTGTTGATTGGCACCAAGGATCAATCACTTTCAACAGCGCAGAGAACGCGGGAACGACATTTATAATAACGCTTCCTAAATAG
- a CDS encoding OmpA family protein, whose product MELKFTRSTLAISALFFSTGVYAQSAYQDTTERFGKETFRTWSIGLNGGMLTHYTPFNGPTNGDFRTPEESWGYGGYIKKQILPGFGIQADFLAGKVRGYQSNLYPSPSQAQNNSRFDTRIEWSAAISGNFTVANLSLNRKHNVLSPYLTGGAGYMSYNAVTSGIASAQNEGYQRNWFIPVGAGFKFGLSKGINLDLGYTVGFMKTTRFDGVAGSTNDRFSYAHGGFEFALGKQKSSQLQNYSALAALREQSASESAELRAQIATAQANRLSDQQQYASDLGDSDGDGVANKFDKCPGTPANTTVDGAGCPLKTPAPVITQRVIVTEADRRVVNEAIKNLEFDLGKSTIKESSDATLNRVANLLTQKNFSLTLAGHTDNTGSSELNLRLSKDRAEAVKAYLVSQGANASRIEATGYGSTQPIASNKTAAGRQKNRRVEFSLL is encoded by the coding sequence ATGGAATTAAAATTTACAAGAAGCACGCTGGCGATATCAGCTTTGTTTTTTTCAACGGGCGTGTACGCTCAGAGCGCCTATCAAGACACCACAGAAAGATTTGGTAAAGAAACTTTTAGAACGTGGTCAATAGGACTAAACGGTGGTATGCTAACACATTATACACCTTTTAACGGACCAACTAACGGCGATTTCCGCACACCGGAAGAAAGCTGGGGTTACGGAGGTTACATTAAAAAACAAATATTGCCAGGCTTTGGCATTCAGGCAGATTTTCTGGCGGGAAAGGTGAGAGGTTATCAGTCGAACCTTTATCCTTCACCCTCACAAGCACAAAACAACAGTAGGTTTGATACCCGTATAGAATGGTCTGCCGCGATAAGCGGCAACTTTACTGTTGCAAACTTAAGCCTCAATAGAAAGCATAATGTTTTATCCCCTTATTTAACAGGTGGTGCTGGTTATATGTCATATAATGCGGTAACATCAGGTATTGCAAGTGCTCAAAATGAAGGATATCAGCGCAACTGGTTTATTCCGGTAGGAGCAGGCTTCAAATTTGGGCTGTCTAAAGGCATTAATCTTGATCTGGGGTATACCGTTGGCTTTATGAAAACAACGCGGTTTGATGGTGTTGCCGGATCAACAAATGACAGGTTTAGCTATGCACACGGTGGATTTGAATTTGCTTTAGGTAAACAAAAATCCTCACAACTGCAAAATTATAGTGCGCTGGCTGCTCTGCGTGAACAAAGCGCGTCAGAAAGCGCCGAACTTCGTGCGCAGATTGCAACAGCGCAAGCCAATAGGTTGAGTGATCAGCAGCAGTATGCCAGCGACCTTGGAGATTCTGATGGCGACGGCGTTGCTAATAAGTTTGATAAATGCCCTGGCACACCAGCAAACACAACTGTGGATGGCGCAGGCTGCCCTTTAAAAACACCTGCACCAGTAATCACCCAACGTGTAATTGTGACAGAGGCAGATAGAAGAGTAGTTAATGAAGCTATTAAAAATCTTGAATTTGATCTGGGAAAATCCACCATTAAAGAATCTTCTGATGCAACGTTAAACCGTGTTGCTAACCTTCTTACGCAGAAAAACTTCAGTTTAACACTTGCCGGCCATACAGATAATACCGGCTCGTCAGAATTAAACTTACGGTTATCAAAAGACAGGGCAGAAGCTGTTAAGGCATACCTGGTTTCGCAAGGTGCCAACGCGTCCAGAATTGAAGCAACAGGATATGGGTCAACGCAACCAATAGCCTCAAACAAAACTGCAGCAGGGCGTCAAAAGAACCGCCGTGTAGAGTTCTCATTATTGTAA